CCCCGATAGCCTGACCGGGTGCCGCGTGAGCTCGTCGTCCTCGGGACCGCCAGCCAGGCCCCGACCCGCACCCGCAACCACAACGGGTACCTGCTGCGCTGGGACGAGCTCGGCCTCCTCGTCGACCCCGGTGAGGGCACCCAGCGCCAGATGCTGCTGGCGGGCGTCCGGACCTCCCAGATCTCCCACATCGCGGTCACCCACCACCACGGCGACCACGTGCTCGGCCTCCCCGGCGTGCTCCAGCGCATGGCCCTCGACCAGCGCCGCGACCCGATCCCGCTCATCCACCCCGCGGAGGCGGGTCCGCACCTCGACCGGCTGCTCGGCGTGGGGCTCTACGACAGCCCCATCGACGTCCACCGGGTTCCCCTGCCCACCGATCGGCGGTCGACCGTGCCGCTGGGGGAGGGGCGGGTGCTCGTCGCAGAGCCGCTCGACCACCGGGTCCCGACCCTGGGGTACCGCCTGCAGGAGCCGGACCGCCGGGCGATGGACCCCCACCGGCTGGCGGCCGAGGGGCTGGAGGGGCCGATCGTCGGGGTGCTCGAGCGGGACGGGGTGGTGGACGTCGACGGTCGCACCGTCCGCGTCGAGGACGTGAGCCACCCGCGGCCCGGCCAGGCGGCCGCGCTCGTGATGGACACCCGGGAGTGCGCGGCGATCGGCCGGTTGCTGCGCGACGTGGACCTGGCTGTCGTGGAGGCGACGTTCCTGCGCGGTGACGAGGCGCTGGCCGAGCGGCACGGCCACCTCACCGCCGACGCTGCCGGGGCGCAGGCGGCGGCCGCCGGTGTGCGGCGGCTGGTCGTCACCCACTTCTCCCAGCGGTACGCCGACGAGGAGGTCTTCGCCGAGCAGGCGCGGGCCCACCACCCCGACGTCGTGGCCGCCCGGGACCTGGTCACCATCCCCGTCCCCGCTCAGCGCCGTTGACGGAGGCAGTCAGTCGCTGAGGGGTGGGTAGGCTCCGGAGTCCGCGCCCGACCGTCGGAGGTGGTCACCGTCCCGCCACACCGCCTGCTGGCCACCCTGGTGGCCCTCGTCCTCGTCATCGCGTGGGCACCGACCGGTGCGGCGCAGGACCCTGCGGTCCGGCGCATCGCCGGGGACGACCGCGCGGGGACCGCGGCTGCCGTGGCCGCCGACGGGTGGGACCACGCGTCGACGGTGGTGCTGGTCGACGGCTGGGACCACGTGGTCGCCCTGGTGGGCGCGCACCTCGCGGCCAGGCTGGACGCCCCGGTGCTGGTGTCAGCCGCACAGGTCCCGCCGGCCACCCAGCAGGCGGTGGACCGCCTGGCACCCGAGCGCGTGGTCGTCGTGGGCGACGTCGCCCTCCCGTCCTCCGAGGCGGCGGTCACCCACGTCCGGGCCGGCTCACCGGCCGCGCTGGCAGCGGAGGCGCTCGGCCTCGAGCCGGGCCCGGCTGGGGCCCCCGTGGTCGTCGCCGCCGAGGCGCCCTTCGCCGACGCGCTCGCCGGGGCGGCCCTGGCGCCTGCGCGACTGCTGCTGACGCCGGGCGATGTGCTCGCACCCGAGGCCGCCGAGGCCATCCGGACCCTCGATCCCGAGGAGGTCGTCGTGCTCGGCGGTCCGGCCGCGGTCTCCGACGACGTGGTCGCGGCCATCGAGGCGGAGGGGCCGGCCGTCGACCGCCTCGCGGGGCCCACGCGCTACGACACCGCCGTCGTGGCGGCCGGGTCCTCGGGTGGTGGGACCGTCGTCGTCGCCTCGGGTCAGGACCACGCCGATGCGCTCGCGTTCGTGCCGTGGGCCGCGCGTCGTGGCGCCACGCTCGTGGTCACGACCCACGACGAGCTGCCATCCGCCGTGGAGGGCCACCTCCGCTCCGGCGGCTACGCCCGGGCGGTCGTCGCCGGCGGCACCGTGGCGGTCGGGACGTTCGTCGACGAGCAGGTCGCCGCGGCGCTGGCCGGGGTGCCGCCGCCCGGGTTCGACGGCGGCGTGCGGGGGCTGACGGCAGAGGAGCGCGCCGCGATGACCGGCGTGAGCTGGCGCGACGGGTGCCCGGTCGGACTGGACGCCCTCCGCGTGGTCGAGGTGGACCACTGGACGTTCGACGGGGACGTCCGCCGCGACGGGCAGCTGGTCGTCCACGCCGACGTCGCCGAGGACGTCCGCGGTGTCATGGCCGCCCTGTTCGACGCGCGCTTCCCGCTCGCGTCGGTCCGCCCGGTCCGGGAGCACGGCGGTGACGACGACGCGTCCATGGCGGCCAACAACACCTCGGCGTTCAACTGCCGCTTCGTCGGCGGGACCAGCCGGTGGTCCGAGCACGCCTACGGGACCGCGGTGGATCTGAACCCGGTGCAGAACCCGTACGTGCGCGGTGGGTCCGTCGACCCCCCCGCGGGCGCGGGGTACGTCGACCGCACCGACGTCCGGCCGGGCATGATCGTCCGGCCCGGACCGGTCGTCGACGCCTTCGCCGCCATCGGGTGGGGGTGGGGGGCGGACTTCTCCTCAGCCGACGACTACCAGCACTTCAGCGCGTCGGGGCGCTGAGCGGCTCCTGCCGACGGGATGCGGCCGCGCGCCAGCGGGCGTCGGCGGCCAGGCCGAGCTGCACCGCCGGGCCGATCAGGAGCGCGAAGGTGACCGTCCCGATGCCGAGGGTGCCGCCCAGCAGCCAGCCGATGGTCAGCGCCGTCACCTCGATCGCTCCCCGGACGAGGGAGACGGGACGGCCGGTCGCGCGGTGGAGGCCGGTCATCAACCCGTCCCGCGGACCGGGGCCGTGGGCGGTGCCGAGGTAGAGCCCGCTGCCTGCGCCGATGAGCGCGATCCCGCCGCCGAGCAGCAGGCCCCTCGCGATGAGCGACCCGGGCGTGTCCACCAGCAGGAGCGTCACGTCGATCGCGATGCCGATCACGATCACGTTCAGGACCGTCCCCAGGCCGGGTCTCACGCGGAGGGGCACCCAGATCGCGAAGATCGCCAGGCTGATCACGATCGTGGAGGCGCCGATGGTCAGCGGGGTGTGCAGCGACAACCCCTCGGCGAACACCGTCCACGGGGAGTTCCCGAGCTGGGAGGCCACCAGCAGCGCATCCCCCGTGCCGAAGACCCAGAGCCCGACCACGAGCCGCGCCACCCTGGCGGGGGAGGTGCGCCAGAGGGGGAGGGGTGGGACGGCGGATGCCACCGCGGCCGAGCTCATGCGCGTCACCGTACGACCGCGCGGGCGGCCAATCGCGCGGCCACTCCCGGTGTGCGCCCGGACGGTGCGCTCACCCCCCGCCACGCCCACCCCCACGGATCGACTCCGGGATCCCCACGGATGGACTCCGGCTGGGACGGTCTCGCGCTCCCCCCTCCACGGATCGACTCCGGGATGCCACCGATCGACTCCGGGCCGTGGCCCAGGACGCGCCTGACCTGCACCTACCTCCACGGATGTGCACGACGCCGGTCGCGCACACCGGTCATGGAGTCGATCTGTGGTCCGGAGCCGATCCGTGCCGCCCGTCGCGGAGTCGATCCGTGGTCCGATCGTCCGGATCAGTCGGCCGTGCCGTCGGCGTGGGTGTGGACCCGGTGCGGGACGCCGACCGACTCCGCGCCCCGGGAGACCAGGTGGGCGTGGGCGGCGGTGACGTCCGCGCCGGCGGGCGATCTGGCGTCGGCTCATCCCGTGGCGGGCCGCGTCGAGGACCTGCCACTCCGAGGGGGTGAGCACGTCGGGGTGAGGGGGACGTCCAGGCCTGCGCACGACCGCACCACAGGCACCGGTGCACGGGGTTTCCCTCCCCCTCCCCGGCGGTGTCACGAGCGGGTCGGTACGGTCGCGGGATGGACGGATGCGCGGGCCCCCGTCGCCGGCTGCTGGTCGCCGGCCTGGTGCTGGCGCTCGCGGGGCTGGCGG
This DNA window, taken from Euzebya sp., encodes the following:
- a CDS encoding MBL fold metallo-hydrolase, producing MPRELVVLGTASQAPTRTRNHNGYLLRWDELGLLVDPGEGTQRQMLLAGVRTSQISHIAVTHHHGDHVLGLPGVLQRMALDQRRDPIPLIHPAEAGPHLDRLLGVGLYDSPIDVHRVPLPTDRRSTVPLGEGRVLVAEPLDHRVPTLGYRLQEPDRRAMDPHRLAAEGLEGPIVGVLERDGVVDVDGRTVRVEDVSHPRPGQAAALVMDTRECAAIGRLLRDVDLAVVEATFLRGDEALAERHGHLTADAAGAQAAAAGVRRLVVTHFSQRYADEEVFAEQARAHHPDVVAARDLVTIPVPAQRR
- a CDS encoding cell wall-binding repeat-containing protein — protein: MVTVPPHRLLATLVALVLVIAWAPTGAAQDPAVRRIAGDDRAGTAAAVAADGWDHASTVVLVDGWDHVVALVGAHLAARLDAPVLVSAAQVPPATQQAVDRLAPERVVVVGDVALPSSEAAVTHVRAGSPAALAAEALGLEPGPAGAPVVVAAEAPFADALAGAALAPARLLLTPGDVLAPEAAEAIRTLDPEEVVVLGGPAAVSDDVVAAIEAEGPAVDRLAGPTRYDTAVVAAGSSGGGTVVVASGQDHADALAFVPWAARRGATLVVTTHDELPSAVEGHLRSGGYARAVVAGGTVAVGTFVDEQVAAALAGVPPPGFDGGVRGLTAEERAAMTGVSWRDGCPVGLDALRVVEVDHWTFDGDVRRDGQLVVHADVAEDVRGVMAALFDARFPLASVRPVREHGGDDDASMAANNTSAFNCRFVGGTSRWSEHAYGTAVDLNPVQNPYVRGGSVDPPAGAGYVDRTDVRPGMIVRPGPVVDAFAAIGWGWGADFSSADDYQHFSASGR
- a CDS encoding YitT family protein, which produces MSSAAVASAVPPLPLWRTSPARVARLVVGLWVFGTGDALLVASQLGNSPWTVFAEGLSLHTPLTIGASTIVISLAIFAIWVPLRVRPGLGTVLNVIVIGIAIDVTLLLVDTPGSLIARGLLLGGGIALIGAGSGLYLGTAHGPGPRDGLMTGLHRATGRPVSLVRGAIEVTALTIGWLLGGTLGIGTVTFALLIGPAVQLGLAADARWRAAASRRQEPLSAPTR